The following DNA comes from Caulobacter mirabilis.
TCGTCGGGCGCCAAGTAGACGCGGGCGACGCGCTCGCGCTGGGCGCCCATGACGCTCATCATCGTGTCCTGCCAGTTCTGCGCGGCGCGGAAGACGCTGTGGCCGAAGCCGAGCAGCGACGGGATGCCGTCGATCGAAGTGAACGACCCGCCCCAGGCATGATGCGGCAGATAGACCCTTCCGCCGTCCGGCTTCATGCCTGGGTCCAACTGGTCCAGGCTCAGGGCGAAGGTCGGCCGCCCCGGCAGCATGGCGTCGAAGAACTGGATCGGGAAGTTGCTGGTCACCCCGCCGTCGGTGAACCAGATCGGCTGGATACGCGCCTTCGGATCGGGGATGTCGATCGGATCGATCGTACCCTTCTGGTCCTTGGCCAGCATCAGCAGGCTGATGTCGCGGAACTTCAGCGGCACGGCGGTGAACAGGACCGGAAAGCTGAGGCTCATCCGCACCGCGATGATCACCGGAAGGTCGTCCGACGCGGGGAAGCGGGGCAGCTGATCCCACGGCTCGGCGTCCGCCTCGGGCAGCACGCTTGGCAAGCCCAGCAGATAGTCCATCACCACCTTCGGGAAGAGGCGCGCCCAGGCGGACGGTTCGAAGCGGAACCCCTCCCCGGGGTCGGGCAGGCTGCGGGGACGGCCCATCGAAAGGTCGGTGGTCACCGCCCGCAGCACGATGTTCGGGCCGTCGCTCGCCTTCTTGCGCCCGACCGAAGCCAGGTCGCCGAAGGTGAGCGGGCGATCCCTCCCGGCGGGGCCGAACGCGATCTCCTGCAGGGACTCGTACAGCCAGTCGGTCAGCGCCGGTCCGGCGGACCCCGGCTGGGTCAGGCCCGTGCACAGGCCGAAGTCGTTCTTCGGAATCCGCTTGAGCAGCGAATACAGCCGCCAGGCCAGGGCGACGGCGAAACCGACGACGATCCCGAGCAGCACGCCCGCCCAGCCAGCGCCCAGGATCGCCAGCAGGCCGCCGCCGACCAGGACGCCGATCAATAGCGCCGGCCAGAACACCAGCAGCGCCCGCGCCAGGCCGCCGGTCTGCATCGTCATCAGGAACTTCATCAGATCGGCGACGGGCGCCGAGGGCTGAAACAGCCCCAGCATGATGCCCGGCAGGCTTTCGCAGCGCGCCTTGAAGCGGATGAACCCCGCGGGGTCGCCGTTCTGCCGCGCGTACTCGGCGGCGGCGGCGAAGGCGGCCGCGATGGCCCCGGCGGAGGTCCCCCCGATGCTGCGGAACCGATACTTCCGCGCCAGCTCCAGGATCGCGAACGGATAGACGATCCCGGAGGTGATGCCGCCCTTCATGATCAGGTCGCACTCGTCGACCTTCTCCCCGCCGAACTGAGCCGCCTCGTAGTCGTCGCGCAAAGCCTCGGCCATGCCGCCCCTCGCTCACAACCTGAAGAGGCGAAGCCTACAGCAATTCCCCAAAGTGGCGAGAGCCCGGGCGCGCGCCTCAATCGGCCGGGGCGACGTCCGTCACCTTGTAGGCCAGCAGGCGGCCGTCCTCGTCGGCGACCGACACATATTCGCCGACGCTGAAATAGTGGTCGCCCAGGCGGTGCACCGGCTCGTCATCGGCGTCCGACTGGTCGTCGTAGTCGAAGAACCAGGTCGGGCCGCGCCGGGTCAACCGGCCGACGACGGCGTCCTCGTCCGGCGCGAACCGGCGGACGGTGCACAGCGCCCGCTCCTTCTGGAAAGCGTCCACGTCCAGCTTGCCGTCGCCGGTCAGCGGCGCGACCAGGGTGTAGCCGCGATGGTCGTCCCCGTCGGCGAACTCGGTCCCCGGATTGCGCGCAAGGCGCATGACGATGCGCGAGAGCGTCATGGTTTCCCTCTTCTTCTTGGCTTTAGTGGGAGAGGAACAGCGACGGTCCGTCGTTGTTCAGCAGGGTCCGGGTCGTGCCCCCGAAGATGTACTCCTGCAGCCTCGGATGCCCGAAGGCGCCGGCGACCAGAACCCCTGCGCCGAGCCGATCGGCGGCGCTGAGCAGCAGCTGGGCCGCGTCGCCGCCATCGGCCAGGGTCTCCACCTCGACCTCAACGCCGCGCGCCGAGAAGAAGCCTTGCAGGCGCTTGGCCTCGAAGGTGCGGGACGAGGCGGCCGGCGCCGAGACGATCACCACCCGGCCGGCCTTCTCAAGCATCGGCAGGGCCGTACGCGCCGCGCGACTGGCCTCCTTGCCGCCGTCCCAGGCGACCAGGACGGTGGCGCCGGCGATCTTCAGCCCGTCGCGCGCGACGATCGTGGGCCGCTGCTCGTCGGCGACGATCTGCTGGAAGGCCTCGGCCAGCGGGCCGCGTCCGCGCGCCGCCTCGTTGTCGAACAGGACGACGTCGGAGAGCCGCCCCTCCATTGACAGGCCCGCCCAGACGGGCGTCTGCAGACTGACGAAACCGGTCTTGGCGTAGCCGACGCCGTCGACGGCGGCCTTGGCGGCGCGTTCGCCCTCGGCGGCGGCCTCCTTGAGGCTGTCCATGGCGATGATCTGGACGCCGCCCATGAAGCCTTCGCCCATCCAGGGCATCAGGTCGGCGATGTCTGCCGGGGCGTGCACCGCGGCCACCTCGGCGCCGAACGGCGTCGCCACTGCGGCGGCGAACTTCAGGATGTCGACGTCGTGCGCCCCGCCCGCCAGCGGCGCCATGATCCTTGCCCAGCTCATCCAGATGCTCCTTCTTTGCACCCCAGATCACGGGATCAGGATCGATCCGGCATTGATCTTCGTCAAACGATGCGCCACTGGAGGCGCCCTCTCAAGCAAAGGAACGATCCGGTGGCGAAAGGGCTCCGCGGCGCGCGTTCGCCGAAGAACACTCCCAGGGCGTGGCAGCGCATGCTGTCCGGCCGGCGCCTGGACCTGCTCGATCCCTCGCCGATGGACATCGAGATCGAGGACATCGCCCACGGTCTCGCCCGCGTCGCGCGCTGGAACGGCCAGACGATCGGCGAGCACGGCTTCTCGGTCGCCCAGCACTCGATCGTGGTCGAGGAAATCGTCTCCTACATCCAGCCCGCGATCGATCCGAAGTGGCGCCTGGCCGCCCTGCTGCATGACGCCAGCGAATATGTGATCGGCGACATGATCAGTCCGTTCAAGGCCGCGCTGGGGGTCAGCTACAAGGAGTTCGAGGAGCGGCTGGAGCACGCCATCCACGCCCGCTTCGGCCTGCCCGCCAAGACGCCCCAGGCGATCAAGAAGCTGATCAAACAGGCGGATCGGGCCTGCGCCTACTTCGAGGCCACCCAGCTGGCCGGCTTCGACCACGAGGAATCCCTCGGCTTCTTCGGCCCGCTGCCCCAGGGCCTGACGCTGAAACTGGTCCCGCAGCCGGCCAGCGAAGCCCAGGACCACTACGTGCGCCGCTTCCACGTCCTCTCCGAGGCCGCCGGCTTCGAGCGGACCCAGGCGGCGTTCGACACGGAATAGTCGCGGCATCGTGCGCGCCGGATCGCTCGGGGCGGGCTAGTCTGTCCGCCTCGGTCTGGAGATCGCACATGACGGACATCACCTACGAGATCGTCGAGCACGACGGCGGCTGGGCCTACAAGGCCAATGGCGTCTTCTCGGAGACCTTCCGAACGCGCGAGGCCGCCCTGGCCGCCGCGCGGCGCGTGGCCCGCGAGCAGGAGTTGCCCGGCGACGACACCGGCATCGTCTACGAGGACGATCGCGGCCAGTGGCACGAAGAGCTGTCCGATGGCTCCGACCGCCCGCATACCTACGTGAAGGACTAGCCGCCGACGCCCTCCCCTCCCACGCGACGCGAGGGAATGCTACCACCGCCGCATGACTCTCTCCGTCGTCATCGGCCTGTCCGCCGTCATCGTGGCCATCCGGGGCGGCGAAGCCGTGGTGCTGACCGTGCGACCGCACGATGCGGCCACCGACCAGGCCTCGACCCTGGCCGGCCTGCCGTTCGGCCCGTTCGATCCGGAGGGCCACCGCACCTTCGAGATAGCCCTGCGCGACTTCGTGGCCGAACAGACGCGGTTCGAGCTGGGCTATGTCGAGCAGCTCTACACCTTCGGCGACAAGGGCCGCGACGCCCCTCGGGCCGAGGTCGGCGCCGGCGCGGCGCGGGTGGTCTCGGTCGGCTACCTGGCCCTGACGCCCGCCGCCGTCGACACCGAGGCGCCCGACAGCGCCTGGGCGCCCTGGGCCCGCTTCTTCCCCTGGGAAGATTGGCGGCTGGGCCGTCCGTCCCTGATCGACGAGGCCATCGCTCCCGCCCTTCGGCGCTGGGCGGGCCAGGACCCGGAGCGCCTCGCCCGCACCCGTCTGCTGTTCGCGCTCGACGGCGCCGTCTGGAACGAGGAGCGCGTCCTGGACCGCTACGAACTGCTCTATGAGGCCGGGCTGGCCCCGGAGGCGGCCCGCGACCAGATCCGCGACCGCGGCGACGCGGCCGCCGAGCCGACCGCCCTGTCGGCCGCCCTGGGCGAGCCGATGCTGTCGGACCACCGCCGAATCCTGGCGACAGGCCTGGGCCGTCTGCGCGGCAAGCTGAAGTATCGCCCGGTGGTGTTCGAACTGACGCCGCCGGAGTTCACCCTTTCGGCGCTGCAGCGGGCGGTGGAGGCCATCTCCGGCGTTCCCCTGCACAAGCAGAACTTCCGTCGCGTGGTCGAACGCATCGACCTGCTGGAAGGCCTGGGTCGCATGGACACCGAGACCGGCGGTCGACCGGCGGAACTGTTCCGCTTCCGTCGCGAACTGCTCACGCAGCGCCCCGCGGGGGGGCTGAGCCTGCCGCTGCTCAGAGACTAGTCCTGGCGAGCCAATGAACCTTTCCCTCTGGGAGAGGGGGACCGTGCGAAGCATGGTGGAGAGGGTCCAAGGCGTTAGACCCCCTCCACCATCCCTGCGGGATGGTCCCCCTCCCCCTATGGGGGAGGTTATCCCAGGAACGACGTGCGGCTCCTACTCCGCCGCGACCTTCTCGGCCTCAGCCGCTTCGCGCGCCTTCCATTTGGCCTTGAGCACCGCCGAGGTGTCGCGAGAGCCGTCGGGACTCCAGCCCGGCGGCCCGAACAGGTAGCCGATGACCTCCCGCGGCGAGCGGGCGGTCAGCAGGTCCTTGCCGATCGCCAGCCACTCATGGAATGCGACGCGCAAGATATTGAAATCGCCCAGGTTATGGACCAGGCCGTAACGCGGCGCCTCTGCCTCGTCCTCGGGAATGAAGGTCCCGAACATCCGGTCCCAGATGATCAGGATGCCTGCATAGTTGGCGTCGAGATATCGCGGGTTGCGGGCGTGGTGCACCCGGTGGTGCGAGGGCGTGTTGAACACCGCCTCGAACCAGCGCGGCATCTTCCGGATCGCCTCGGTGTGGATCCAGTACTGATAGACGAGGCTGATCCCCTTCTGGATCGCCACCATCGCGGGCGGGAAGCCGATGAAGCTCAGGGGCAGCCACAGCAACCACGTCCCGGCCACCCCGCCGGTCCAGGTCTGCCGCAGCGCCGTCGACAGGTTGTAGTGCTGCGAGCTGTGGTGGTTGACATGACTGGCCCACCAGAACCGTCGCTCGTGCGACAGGCGGTGGAACCAGTAGTAGGTCAGGTCCTCGAGCAGGAAGAGCGCCAGCCAGGCCCACCAGGCCGTCATCGGGATGTCGAAAAGCCGGTGCTCGTAGACCCAGACGCTGGCGGCGAAGACGACGCCCGCGGTCAGGCCGCCGGCGATGGTGCTGCCCAGTCCCATGCCCAGCGAGGTTGCGGTGTCCCGCGCCTCATAGGCCGCCTTCGCCCTGCCCAATCGGCGCAAGCCGATCTCCAGCAGAATCGTGACCACGAAGATCGGGATGGCCCAGGTGACCGGATCGAAGGCCGGCTTCAGCGGATCCATGTCAGGCGGCCTCCGCGAGCGGCGGCCAAGGATTGACGCCGGTGACGGCTAGCTTCGCCGTAGGCGCGGCGATGTCGTCCAGCCGCATGTGCACCTTTCCGCCCCGCTGCGGCGCGGCCAGCGCGGCGTCCCAGGCCAGGCTGCGCGCCACCCAAGAATCCCCCAGCCGATAGACGACTAGCGCCCGGTCGCCGCTCCGCGCCACGGCTCCGCCGCCATCGGCGGCGATCCAGGGAGCTTCGAAGACGTCGTCCGGAAACTCTGCCGCCAACAGCCCCCGCGCCGCATCGGCGTCCAGCGGCGGCGTCGCGCGCGAGATTCTGGCCCAGGCCGCCACGGCGACCATCAACGCTACGGCCACGAAGGAGCCCGCCAGGATGTAGAGATCTTTCACGCCATCGCCCTATTCCCGCCGGGAGTCTCCATTCGGCGACGGCGGCGTCAAGACCGAAGCCTGCGACGAAAAAGGCCCCTCCCGTTTCCGGGAGGGGCCTCCTTGGTTCGCGGAAGATCCGACCTTAGAACTTCCGGGCGTAGCCGACCGAGAAGACGTCGGCGTCGTTGCCCTTGTAGTCGTGACGGGTCCAGTCGACGCGCACGCCGTCCTTGGCGGTGAAGTTGTACTGGCCGCCCACGCCGTAGGCCCAACCGTCGCGGTCGACCTTGCCGGCGGCGGTGTCGAACTTCGCGCCGCTGTAGCCGACGCGGGCGAACAGTTCAGCCTGCGGGGTCACCGGCACGGAGCCGACGACGAAGGCGCCCAGCTCGTGCTTGAGTTCGACGTCGCGATCGTCCTTCACGCCGAAGGCGGCTTCGCCTTCGATCGCCACGTACGGATTGAACTTGTAGCCGATGCGGCCCTGGATCGCGCCGACGTCGGCGCTTCCCGTGTCGGCGTGAGCATAGCCGACCGTGCCGTAGACTTCCTGGGCCTGCGAGACCGCGGGAACGGCAGCGACCGCCAGCAGCGCGGCCGAAGTGGCAAACATGAGAGTTTTCATCGTCATAGTCTCCTTGACGCTTTTATTCAGCTCCCCAGCGGCCCCTGAACTAGAAGGCAAACTGGGCCGCCAGGAGACGGATCAAGAGCGGGAATGAGGCGGCTTTGTAGCGTTGCCTTCATGCCACACGGGGCTGACGCGGCCGTTCGGCGTGCTATCTATCGCTCAGAACACAAAGGACGCCGCGCCCCCTTCACCGCGCGGCCATCGTCGGGACATCCGCCAAGTGCATCAGGCCGTCATCGCCGCCACCGGGCTCTTCACGCCCAGTCAGAGCATCTCCAACACCGAGCTCGTCGACACCTTCAACGCCTATGTCGAACGGTTCAACGCCGCCAACGCCGAGGCGATCGCCGCGGGTGAATTGCAACCTCTCGCCCCATCCTCGCCCGAATTCATCGAGAAGGCCTCGGGCATCAAGTCCCGTTTCGTCGTCGACAAGACCGGAATTCTCGA
Coding sequences within:
- a CDS encoding universal stress protein — translated: MSWARIMAPLAGGAHDVDILKFAAAVATPFGAEVAAVHAPADIADLMPWMGEGFMGGVQIIAMDSLKEAAAEGERAAKAAVDGVGYAKTGFVSLQTPVWAGLSMEGRLSDVVLFDNEAARGRGPLAEAFQQIVADEQRPTIVARDGLKIAGATVLVAWDGGKEASRAARTALPMLEKAGRVVIVSAPAASSRTFEAKRLQGFFSARGVEVEVETLADGGDAAQLLLSAADRLGAGVLVAGAFGHPRLQEYIFGGTTRTLLNNDGPSLFLSH
- a CDS encoding YfbR-like 5'-deoxynucleotidase, whose product is MAKGLRGARSPKNTPRAWQRMLSGRRLDLLDPSPMDIEIEDIAHGLARVARWNGQTIGEHGFSVAQHSIVVEEIVSYIQPAIDPKWRLAALLHDASEYVIGDMISPFKAALGVSYKEFEERLEHAIHARFGLPAKTPQAIKKLIKQADRACAYFEATQLAGFDHEESLGFFGPLPQGLTLKLVPQPASEAQDHYVRRFHVLSEAAGFERTQAAFDTE
- a CDS encoding DUF2188 domain-containing protein, with translation MTDITYEIVEHDGGWAYKANGVFSETFRTREAALAAARRVAREQELPGDDTGIVYEDDRGQWHEELSDGSDRPHTYVKD
- a CDS encoding NUDIX hydrolase, coding for MTLSVVIGLSAVIVAIRGGEAVVLTVRPHDAATDQASTLAGLPFGPFDPEGHRTFEIALRDFVAEQTRFELGYVEQLYTFGDKGRDAPRAEVGAGAARVVSVGYLALTPAAVDTEAPDSAWAPWARFFPWEDWRLGRPSLIDEAIAPALRRWAGQDPERLARTRLLFALDGAVWNEERVLDRYELLYEAGLAPEAARDQIRDRGDAAAEPTALSAALGEPMLSDHRRILATGLGRLRGKLKYRPVVFELTPPEFTLSALQRAVEAISGVPLHKQNFRRVVERIDLLEGLGRMDTETGGRPAELFRFRRELLTQRPAGGLSLPLLRD
- a CDS encoding sterol desaturase family protein: MDPLKPAFDPVTWAIPIFVVTILLEIGLRRLGRAKAAYEARDTATSLGMGLGSTIAGGLTAGVVFAASVWVYEHRLFDIPMTAWWAWLALFLLEDLTYYWFHRLSHERRFWWASHVNHHSSQHYNLSTALRQTWTGGVAGTWLLWLPLSFIGFPPAMVAIQKGISLVYQYWIHTEAIRKMPRWFEAVFNTPSHHRVHHARNPRYLDANYAGILIIWDRMFGTFIPEDEAEAPRYGLVHNLGDFNILRVAFHEWLAIGKDLLTARSPREVIGYLFGPPGWSPDGSRDTSAVLKAKWKAREAAEAEKVAAE
- a CDS encoding porin family protein, whose product is MFATSAALLAVAAVPAVSQAQEVYGTVGYAHADTGSADVGAIQGRIGYKFNPYVAIEGEAAFGVKDDRDVELKHELGAFVVGSVPVTPQAELFARVGYSGAKFDTAAGKVDRDGWAYGVGGQYNFTAKDGVRVDWTRHDYKGNDADVFSVGYARKF